In Setaria viridis chromosome 5, Setaria_viridis_v4.0, whole genome shotgun sequence, the genomic stretch AAACCAcccatagattttttttttatgggAAACTACCTCTAGATCTGTTGGTCCAATCAGAATCCTATACCAACTAGAATTGTATCCTCATGAAGCCCAAAGAAGGAACttatcttcaaggatctgatggGCCAAAGCAGAGTCCAAGTCCAGCACATGATGAAACCTTGGGCAAGAAAGGTAGTTTCTTGATATGGCCTTTTTGGTTTGGATCTGATGTCAACCATACCATATATTTCTCTCTCCCTGGCATGTGGTGGTTGTGTTTTCAGATCATGACCTGGCCACATATAGTAACAGATCATAACAGATCCCAGTTCAAAACTTCAAATGCATCTATCTGAATTCCACAAACGTGTGCTGCAAGGACACATTTTCTACCCTACTCGGAACCGAGTTCGGCGGAGATACTACTGAACCGACCGACGGCCTCGGGCGGGAGAAAAACCGACTACTAAATGGGCCTTCTCTTGTAGCAGCAGTACGGCCCACGTGTGGCCCAACCTGCCCGACCCAACAATGCCAACGCTaggccagcagcagccggccagCCGAGCACCACCCGGCCCTCCCGCGCTCTCTCTCGGCCGCCCTGATTCCAATCCAAacccgccgcgtcgccgccggcgccggcgccggctcgcACCCCTGCTCCCTGCCCCATGTTCCTTTTTACTACTCACCGCCACACCACCCGCGAGCTCCTCAACGCCCTCCGCGGGGGTGGGGCCGCCTGCCCGTCCTCGGCACTCCACCTCTACTCCCAATTCCGCCTCCGGCTCCGCCCCTCGGACCCATCCCACCTCGCCTGGCGCGCCGCCGTGGTCACCCTTAGGCCGCtcacggccgcctcctccctcccgctcATCTCCCACTTCCACGGCCACCTACTCAGGTCCAACCTCCTCGCCTACCCCCAAATCGCCTCTTCGCTCCTCCGCTCCTACTCGCTCCTCTCCCCGCCATCCGCCCACCAGCTGTTCGATCAAATACCCCCCGCCACCCGCAACACCTACGTCCTCAACGTCATGCTGTCGTCGCTGTGCCGCTCCTCCGACCTTGATTCCGCGCGCGCATTCTTCGATGACATCCCCGACAAGGACATCGTGTGTTGGTCCACCATGCTCGCTTGCTATTTCTCACGTGGTCGCCTCGCTGACGGGTTTGCCTTTTTCCGTTCGGTGACATTCACTACCGACATTGCTGTGGATGATGTCATGCTCGCCACCCTCCTCACAGCCTGCACTTCAGCTGGCTTGCTGCCGCCGTTCTGCAGGGCCATTCACGGTTATGCTATACGCTACGCCATCCCTCCTAGTATGCACCTTGGGACGGCGCTCATTGATGGCTACACCAAGGCCGGCCGCCTTGACTATGCTACCCGTGTGTTTGCTCTCGTGCCTCATAGGAATGTTATACACTGGACAGCTATGATCTGTGGTATGGCTTCGCATCTGTGCAATAACGAGGCTGTTCAGCTGTTCGAGGAAATGTGTCAAAGAAGAGTGCAACCAAATGAGATGACATTCACAGGCGCGCTCAGGGCATGTGTGAATGCTGGGCTGGTGGAGAAAGGTAGGGATTTCTTTAAGCTTATGGTTGACAGATATTGCCTTGAGCCAGACATACATCACTACGGGTGCATGGTTGATCTCTATGCCAAGGCAGGGCTGTTGGAGGATGCTTATGAGGTTATAAAAAACATGAAAGTGGAACCAAATGTCATCATCTGGACATCACTGCTGACAGCATGCAAGGAGTTCAAGAATTTTGAGATTGCTGTGGAGGGAATTGAGAAAGCATTGGCCCTGGGGATATCTGATGAAAACACTGGATTATATATGCTGATAACAGACCTTTATGCTATGGGTGGACGGTGGGATGGTGTGATAAAGATTAGGAGGTTGATGCAGGAGCATAATGTGTGGAAGAACAGAGGCTTGAGCTCTATTAAGGTGGACAAACCCCAGGGTTTGTCATCTGCTGCACCCAGTTGATTCTTAACTTGGTTTCATACCTTTCAATTTTTTTGCGGAATGGTGAAGAGTGGACTCTTTGATTTGTCTTGTGGGGGAGGTATTCAGACTCAAATCTTTTTGACTATATTGAGATAGTTGATTGTACTTGGTATGGTCTAGTGGTCTGACACATTGGAAGAAGGAACTATGTTATATAGATGATCAGTGTGCATACATACCTTTCAATTTTTTTGCGGAATGGTGAAGAGTGGACTCTTTGATTTGTCTTGTGGGGGAGGTATTCAGACTCAAATCTTTTTGACTATATTGAGATAGTTGATTGTACTTGGTATGGTCTAGTGGGCTGACACATTGGAAGAAGGAACTATGTTATATAGATGATCCGTGTGCATACGAAACATGCTCAATAATTTATCTAAGCAGGCCAAGCTCATTGTTGAATTCCTTGGCTTTTGGATGACTTTGTATGCATTACTGCAGTCATAGCTCTGTGATTCTGGGCTTTACTCTTCTTACAAGACTGCAGATGATAGATGAGGAAATTTGAGTGAGTTGCTGCTTGTGATTTTCATAAGCTTTTGCCGATGGCCTTTCAAAAAATAACCAATGGAAATTAGCATTTGGGTTTCATCTCCCACTATAGCCAATAAAATACGCAATCATTTATTCAGGTGATTTTGTTGGTAACAGTTTCCAGCTCCCAGTGTTAGTAATACTCTGTCCAAGTGCCATCTCTGCTACTCTGTCTTTTGAACAATAGGGTAgggttcaattttttttcatgtgctACATTCACCAATATTCGTATATGCTACTTGGAATTACTTGGTAGACTGGTGACCTGGAATTCTGTTTTGtatatttattttttgaacGAAATCTTTAGTATATTTATTAGTTGTATCTGCATCAAAAGTGTTCGCATGGGAAACATCATATTGCTGCAGATACAAATTTCAGAACTTTTTTTGGCTGAGAATCAGTATTTGCCTCTCGGgtgccctttttttttctgttcatCGGCAGTCATCCCAGCTAGACAGAAAAAAATAATCATGAGTATATCTATGCATATATTATATGAAGAGATCATTTATTTGCAAGGTTTTCTTGTGCTTTCAGTAGCGTTATCGACTATCGGACTAGCCCTTTTAGAAGCTTGTTGTTTGGATACTGGATTACTCTGGGAAAATTTAGTTCACGAATCTTGATGGAGGCAATTGTTCTGGATCCGTGAGGCTCCAAATTCAAGACTTGAAATTTAGCCGAAACTTCGATGGAAACTTTGCACTGGAACAGGATCGAAAAAATAGCCCGAAACCCGAAACTTTCTCTGGAACTCACGATTGCTAAACTGAAACTTTCTCAGCTCAGACGTGTTTGAAAATTCACCCTCATGCTACGCCCTAAACCTGAAACTGGACGCGGCTGGTCAGTTTCCTCTTATCTTGTTGATACTGATACCAATATATACGACTTATCGGTCACACACCCTTTGCAATGGCATCTCGCCCAGGTGTTGTGCTACTCTTGTACGTCAGCTCCTCAGTTGATATCATGTACTGGTGGTTACGGCGTTCACGCCAAGTCACGTTTATAATTTTGATCCAATAACTGCAGGTTGTTTTCAGCATCATGCTTGGAGCTGAAATAATATGCCGGATATTCAGGATCGTTGAGCCGTGGCGAACCGGTTGATCCACTGGCCAACGGAAACTCCGCCTTCAATCGTCGTCCCCATCTGAAAACTACCGCCCGTCGCGACGACACATTAATGCGCCTCCGGGCTCGTTCCGCGGCCTAACGTTGGCGCGCGCACCGGCCGTGGTGCACGTGTTCCGCCATCGACCTGCCCGCGCGTTCGGTTGAGACATCATCGCAAAGCCGAAGCTCGCCGTAGGATGATCCATCAACCTGGCAACGTCGTAAAGGCTGTGGCTTGCTGGCTGTAACTCGGGTTCATATAAGGCCTCTGGTGATGGCGACGGCcggacaaggagagggatcggCAGCTCCGCCCGTTCCCACGGCGGCTCGCTATCGGCGCGACGTGCAGCTCCAACCCATCCCGCGGACGCCGCTAGAGATATCGTATCTCTCAATGCCTCCGCTCCCGCGCCGAGATGCGTCCGCCGTGACGCCTTCTTGCTAAGTGCCCTCCGTCCACACGGGCGCGATCGAGAGGAGACGTGCCGTTGGCGTCGCTGCGGCCCGGGCCCGGGATATAAGCTCTGGCTCCAGGCACAATTCGTGCTTTCGGCCGCAGGCAGCagccacacgcgcgcgcgggcAGTTGCGATGGGGCGTTTCTTCAGCTCCGGCGTCGTCCCGCTGCGGCTtgcgctcctcctcgccctgcaCTGCGCCGCGGTCTcgtgctcggcgccgccgccggagatgcTGCACGGGAGCTACGCGGGGAAGTCGGAGTTCAGGACGGTGAACCGGAAGGAGCTCGAGTCGTGCCTCAACCCGAGCCCGTACCTGGCGATCAATGTcagcaccgccggcggcggggcggcaaACCTCCCCGACGAGGCGTTCCTCCAGGtcaccgtcgccggcgtcctcaAGCCCAGCGCCTCCGACTGGGTCGCCATGATCACGCCTTCCAACTCCAGGTGCGTGCATATCACTGCTGATTCAGTCCGATCGTTTTCGTGGAATCGCTCTCTCCGTGAAAGCTGATGCGTGCACGCGCGCAGCGTTTCTGGGTGTCCTCTGAGCGTAGTGAACTACGTGGAGACCGGGGACCTGGCGAATCTTCCGCTTCTCTGCCACTACCCTGTCAAGGTGAGCTTGTTTTTGAGCTTTCGTTTTTGTACTCGCTGGATGTTCCTTAACAAGCTACTAACGGTACTGCTGCCAGTTCTGTATGAGAAGAAAGTGCTAGCTTAACTAAAGTATTGACAACGACATACTAGTCCTCTATCAAGTGCAGCATGTCTACGCGTTTGCCTCCCTTTAATGGGTATATCCGTGCAAGGAGCAGGGATGGCAATCGTACCCGTACCCACGGGTACCCGTAGCTTTCGTACCCGATGGGTAAGGGTATGGTACGAATTCTTGCCACGGGCAAGGATATGGACATGAATTCTCGCCTACGGGTAGGACACGGATATACAACCTTACCGTAAGCACCTATCGGGTACCGGAAATATAAGTATTGTGACCTCGTGAACTTATGTCTTTGTAATGTTTATATCTTATTTTCAAGTGATTGTGTAAACTATAAGAATTAATATGTGAGATTGCAAGTTGAAATATGAGAGTGAAATTTTACTTTACATTATCATTAATTGTTGCACTTGCTCAAGAGGAAATATGGAAATACTTAACTGGAAATTgaatgcaatttttttcatcCAAGCATAAAGTAGATCATGAAGTGAAGACAACACAATAGAAAACAAAGTGTTTAGATCTCCTATTTACGTTAGCTGTGTGGATGGTAGAATCGAATTATAACTGTTTTTAAACTTAGAATGATATATATTTTGTGCTATCATGACCAGACCCGATAGGTACGAGCACGGTACGAGATCTTACCTTTTCAAGGGTATGGGCACAACTTGAGGTTTTAGGTATTCTCGCGGGCAGGTATTTGCTCTACCCGCACCTTGCCCGACCCGTTGCCGTAGGCAGCATGGCTAATCAGAATTCTAGATGTAGCGTGGTAGACAAGCCGTGTGTGCATGGTTCAAACAGGCAAAAGACGTAATGTTTAAGGCCGTTCCCATATGTTGGGCTGAGTATACACGGGGCTTCTCAAGCCCAATACTTCTCCGTCGATCAAACCCAGCTGACAAGCGGAAGTGCAGGCCCAGTACCTGACAAGCGACCCCGGCTACATGGGCTGCAAGAACGCGGGCTGCGGGGAGCGCGGCGCGTCCGGCGCCTGCACGGCCCGGACCTGCGCCGCCACGCTCACCTTCCACGTCGTCAACTTCCGCACCGACGTCGAGTTCGTCCTCTTCTCCGGCGGCTTCGAGACGCCGTGCCTCCTCAAGCGCTCCGGCGCGCTCCGTTTCGCCAACCCCGCCAGCCCGCTCTACGGCCACCTCTCCAGCACTGACTCCAAGGCCACCTCGGTGAGCACAGCCATTCCCTGCCCCACCCTGGCCTCTCTGCGAATGCAGGCGTGAGCGGCGCTCATACCTGACTAGAAAATCTGAGCTCTGGAGATTTGGTCTGTATCAGATGAGGCTTACCTGGGTGAGCGGAGACGGGAATCCGCAGCAAGTTCAGTACGGAGACGGCAAGTCTTCTACCTCTGAAGTCGTAACCTTCACGCAGGATGATATGTGCAGTGAGCAGAGTAATCCATATGTTCTACTTATCGCGGAAGAAATACACTGTAAAAGGAAATGTCACCGTGTTTGATTCCTCGTTTCCTGGGACAAATTTGGCTGCGTTCAGGTATCTCCCTGTTGCCGAGCCCTGCCAAGGATTTCGGGTGGCATGACCCCGGCTACATCCATTCGGCCGTCATGACCGGGCTCCAACCCTCTCAGTCCTACACTTACCGTTACGGAAGGTACAGCCTGAGTTCTCCTGCAACCAGATCCttgcagaaaaaaaattgatcaGCAATTAGTGGCTTTCTTGTTTGTGCAGTGATTCAGTGGGCTGGAGTGACACGATTAAATTCAGAACTCCACCAGCTGCAGGTTCAGATGAGCTATCCTTCGTGATCTATGGTGATATGGGAAAGGCTCCATTTGACCCATCAGTAGAACACTACATTCAggtaggtgaagttgctgccccgaAGCACGAAATGCTTAAgcctggtaaaaaaaaaatgctctgTTTATTTATATGCCGCACATTTGCAGCCTGGATCGATTTCTGTGGCCAAGGCAGTGGCTAAAGAGATCCAAAATGGAAAGGTCGACTCCATCTTTCATATAGGAGACATCAGCTACGCTACGGGCTTCCTGGTGGAATGGGACTTCTTCCTTCACCTCATCACGCCACTTGCTTCTCAAGTTTCATACATGACTGCTATTGGCAATCACGAAAGGTAGATTTTGTagattctctttttttttgaaattatgATTTTGTAGATTCTCAATGATGCATCTTCAGTGCAATTTGAGTACTAGTGAGTTTAAATGGTGACATCTTCTCAGGGATTACGGGAACTCTGCATCTGTGTATGTCACTCCTGATTCAGGTGGCGAATGTGGAGTCGCCTATGAGTCATACTTCCCCATGCCTGCTGTCGGTAAGGACAAGCCATGGTATTCGATTGAGCAAGGGAGCGTTCACTTCATCGTGATGTCTACCGAGCATGAGTGGTCGGAGAAGTCAGAGCAGGTATGTAATTATCTGcaccctttttcttcttctgttttAAGTCTTGGAAACATAAAATGTTCTCTTACAACTTTGTTGTTTGATTAGTACAATTGGATGGACGAAGATTTGTCATCGATTGACAGATCAAGAACACCATGGGTAATCTTCATCGGGTGAGTGAACTGCTCATTTTTGTTCTGACAATAGCCTGGCTAAAGATTGATCAGGCATCGAAACAGGCCGCAGTATGAGACTTGACCTTTTTGGTTTATTTTGTACCCTGGATTCTGGAATCTGTGCTGTGAAATACAAGAAAATAACGTCTGCCATTTCGCTGGCCATTGCAGGCATAGGCCAATGTATTCCTCCCATGGTGGTATACTGCCCAATGTGGATTCCAACTTTGTTGCCTCTGTTGAGCCACTCCTGCTCAATTACCAGGTAAAAAATCATGCTGAAAATTCATAATAGACTGCGCCACATTATTACTAAAAAAGACTAATCACAATATGCTGCCTATAGTGACATGTCTTGGTTATACGGTGAGTAGGTGGATTTGGTTTTCTTCGGCCATGTACACAACTACGAGAGGACCTGTGCAGTATACCAGGAAAACTGCAATGGCATGCCAATGAAGGATGCAAATGGAGTTGACGTCTATGACAACAGCAACTATACCGCACCTGTTCATGCCATTGTTGGAGCAGGAGGGTTCAGCTTGGACAATTTCCCTAACAATGTAAGAGTCACAAGTCTTGTATGTTCTTCAAAACAGGAATCGTTGGCTGTTAACAATGATTCAATTAGCTTTAGGAATTGGGAATTTAACCCTGAATTGAAGTTGACATACGGTTGTTAACATTCTTGTTATCATTGTTCAAATATTTAGGGGGAGACCTGGAGCTTATCGAGGGTTTCAGAGTTCGGCTATGCCAGGGTTCATGCCACAAGAACCGACATGCTGGTTCAGGTGAGTTCATCCTGTGTGCTATCTTTCCCTTTATGTTCAAAAGAGTTCATCAAAAGTTGGTTAGATAAAGAAAATGTCACCGTTAAGTACTAACACAAATAACTCCAAAAAAATGTGGAAAAGCCTCCTTTTTTGGTGTTTCTAAATGGTTCTGCATTTGCCGTTGAAGTCTGAACAACTGACACACTGTTTTATTCAGTTTGTAAACTCAAGTACCATGGAGGTCCGGGACCAATTTAAGATTGTGAAGGGATCTACATCAAAGAAGTCCTCAAACCTGACAATTCAACAATAGCTGCTGCCTGCAGCTCATGAGAAAGAAGATTAAACTGAAGCTACTCCTCTCTTTTTTATGTTATACTGTAAATAGTTGCTGAATTACACATTAGTGTATATTCTACGGATACATGTGTACAATGACATTTACATCAATAGACGTTCCTTTACATGTTAGTTCCTTATTATGTTGAAGTAGCCAATAGCCTTGCACAAATTGTGCTACTGTGCAGTTGTTTTGCTATACAGTTCAAACATGTATGTTGAAAACAATGGATACACTAGTAAACAAGCAATTCTAGTAATGAAAACAATAGGCACGGCACTATTTAGTATAAAAAACATCCGAATTTGACACCATCAAAATTAATGTAAGTTTTTatatcattttttaaaaaaatctgatATAAGGACCACTGAGGTCTTtctttgctttgttttttttaaaaaaaatatatttacagTGCTGAAGTCCCTGTCCAAGATATACAGGCAGCTAAGGTCTAAGGAGAACCATATGGTTGATAACCATACTTATATTATTTACACTGTAGCAATCCATACAAAACACAAAAGATGAAGCTACAATTTGGTACGTCACAGATTGTGCTGTCAAAATCTCTCAAACCATCTTATCCCTGCGTCTATTTACGCTACCGTTTTCTTTTAAGAATTAAGGGATTTGCCCCAGTCCACTGGCAATCTGGCATAACATCCGGAACTGCCGTGCTCCAGCATGACTATCTATCCCATCCTCAATAATACGAAAAGGCTGCTATTTAAGGGGATTTTAGTGTGCTGAAGATGCTCTTATACAGAaactttgatattttttttcatttgtttattaTCTTTTTATAGACAAAAAAAATAGTGTCGGTGTATACGTTTATATAGTCCCCTGAACAGGCAACAGCCGagccgcgcgcgcgccttctcTCGCAGTCTCGCCGCGTATATAAGCTTAGCTTGAGGCACATTTCGTGCGCAGCCGCACGTAGCCACACGCGCGCGGGGGCAGTTGCGAATTGCGATGGGT encodes the following:
- the LOC117855220 gene encoding probable inactive purple acid phosphatase 27 isoform X2, which produces MGRFFSSGVVPLRLALLLALHCAAVSCSAPPPEMLHGSYAGKSEFRTVNRKELESCLNPSPYLAINVSTAGGGAANLPDEAFLQVTVAGVLKPSASDWVAMITPSNSSVSGCPLSVVNYVETGDLANLPLLCHYPVKAQYLTSDPGYMGCKNAGCGERGASGACTARTCAATLTFHVVNFRTDVEFVLFSGGFETPCLLKRSGALRFANPASPLYGHLSSTDSKATSMRLTWVSGDGNPQQVQYGDGKSSTSEVVTFTQDDMCSEQSISLLPSPAKDFGWHDPGYIHSAVMTGLQPSQSYTYRYGSDSVGWSDTIKFRTPPAAGSDELSFVIYGDMGKAPFDPSVEHYIQPGSISVAKAVAKEIQNGKVDSIFHIGDISYATGFLVEWDFFLHLITPLASQVSYMTAIGNHERDYGNSASVYVTPDSGGECGVAYESYFPMPAVGKDKPWYSIEQGSVHFIVMSTEHEWSEKSEQYNWMDEDLSSIDRSRTPWVIFIGHRPMYSSHGGILPNVDSNFVASVEPLLLNYQVDLVFFGHVHNYERTCAVYQENCNGMPMKDANGVDVYDNSNYTAPVHAIVGAGGFSLDNFPNNGETWSLSRVSEFGYARVHATRTDMLVQFVNSSTMEVRDQFKIVKGSTSKKSSNLTIQQ
- the LOC117855220 gene encoding probable inactive purple acid phosphatase 27 isoform X3; amino-acid sequence: MGRFFSSGVVPLRLALLLALHCAAVSCSAPPPEMLHGSYAGKSEFRTVNRKELESCLNPSPYLAINVSTAGGGAANLPDEAFLQVTVAGVLKPSASDWVAMITPSNSSVSGCPLSVVNYVETGDLANLPLLCHYPVKAQYLTSDPGYMGCKNAGCGERGASGACTARTCAATLTFHVVNFRTDVEFVLFSGGFETPCLLKRSGALRFANPASPLYGHLSSTDSKATSMRLTWVSGDGNPQQVQYGDGKSSTSEVVTFTQDDMCSEQSISLLPSPAKDFGWHDPGYIHSAVMTGLQPSQSYTYRYGSDSVGWSDTIKFRTPPAAGSDELSFVIYGDMGKAPFDPSVEHYIQPGSISVAKAVAKEIQNGKVDSIFHIGDISYATGFLVEWDFFLHLITPLASQVSYMTAIGNHERDYGNSASVYVTPDSGGECGVAYESYFPMPAVGKDKPWYSIEQGSVHFIVMSTEHEWSEKSEQYNWMDEDLSSIDRSRTPWVIFIGHRPMYSSHGGILPNVDSNFVASVEPLLLNYQ
- the LOC117855220 gene encoding probable inactive purple acid phosphatase 27 isoform X1, which codes for MGRFFSSGVVPLRLALLLALHCAAVSCSAPPPEMLHGSYAGKSEFRTVNRKELESCLNPSPYLAINVSTAGGGAANLPDEAFLQVTVAGVLKPSASDWVAMITPSNSSVSGCPLSVVNYVETGDLANLPLLCHYPVKAQYLTSDPGYMGCKNAGCGERGASGACTARTCAATLTFHVVNFRTDVEFVLFSGGFETPCLLKRSGALRFANPASPLYGHLSSTDSKATSMRLTWVSGDGNPQQVQYGDGKSSTSEVVTFTQDDMCSISLLPSPAKDFGWHDPGYIHSAVMTGLQPSQSYTYRYGSDSVGWSDTIKFRTPPAAGSDELSFVIYGDMGKAPFDPSVEHYIQPGSISVAKAVAKEIQNGKVDSIFHIGDISYATGFLVEWDFFLHLITPLASQVSYMTAIGNHERDYGNSASVYVTPDSGGECGVAYESYFPMPAVGKDKPWYSIEQGSVHFIVMSTEHEWSEKSEQYNWMDEDLSSIDRSRTPWVIFIGHRPMYSSHGGILPNVDSNFVASVEPLLLNYQVDLVFFGHVHNYERTCAVYQENCNGMPMKDANGVDVYDNSNYTAPVHAIVGAGGFSLDNFPNNGETWSLSRVSEFGYARVHATRTDMLVQFVNSSTMEVRDQFKIVKGSTSKKSSNLTIQQ
- the LOC117854909 gene encoding pentatricopeptide repeat-containing protein At1g33350; this translates as MFLFTTHRHTTRELLNALRGGGAACPSSALHLYSQFRLRLRPSDPSHLAWRAAVVTLRPLTAASSLPLISHFHGHLLRSNLLAYPQIASSLLRSYSLLSPPSAHQLFDQIPPATRNTYVLNVMLSSLCRSSDLDSARAFFDDIPDKDIVCWSTMLACYFSRGRLADGFAFFRSVTFTTDIAVDDVMLATLLTACTSAGLLPPFCRAIHGYAIRYAIPPSMHLGTALIDGYTKAGRLDYATRVFALVPHRNVIHWTAMICGMASHLCNNEAVQLFEEMCQRRVQPNEMTFTGALRACVNAGLVEKGRDFFKLMVDRYCLEPDIHHYGCMVDLYAKAGLLEDAYEVIKNMKVEPNVIIWTSLLTACKEFKNFEIAVEGIEKALALGISDENTGLYMLITDLYAMGGRWDGVIKIRRLMQEHNVWKNRGLSSIKVDKPQGLSSAAPS